Proteins from a single region of Leptolyngbyaceae cyanobacterium:
- a CDS encoding response regulator, translating into MTDSNSPPPAKMKLLLVDDEPHNLDLLYRTFRRQFQIFKAESAMNALEIMETEGEMAVIISDHFMPEMNGIEFLSKTITIFPDTIRILLSGLGEEELESTGETIKDAEIFKILTKPCNIDELKNVMQEAVEAYQTQKENK; encoded by the coding sequence ATGACAGATTCAAATTCTCCACCACCCGCCAAAATGAAATTATTGCTGGTTGATGACGAACCGCACAACTTGGATTTATTATATAGAACCTTTCGTCGTCAATTTCAAATTTTTAAAGCAGAAAGCGCCATGAATGCCTTAGAAATTATGGAAACAGAAGGCGAAATGGCAGTGATTATTTCCGATCATTTCATGCCCGAAATGAATGGTATCGAATTTTTAAGTAAAACAATCACCATTTTTCCCGATACAATCCGCATTCTTTTAAGTGGTTTAGGAGAAGAAGAACTAGAAAGCACCGGCGAAACAATTAAAGACGCTGAAATTTTCAAAATCCTGACCAAACCTTGCAATATTGACGAACTGAAAAATGTGATGCAGGAAGCTGTAGAAGCTTACCAAACACAGAAAGAAAATAAATAG
- the upp gene encoding uracil phosphoribosyltransferase, which yields MAAKVTIIEHPLIQHKLTLMRQTDTSTAKFRNLLREIGMLLAYEVTRDLPIKYEEIQTPFTSMMAPMLAAEKKMVIISIMRAGQGILDGILELIPSARVGHIGLYRDPTTLMAIEYYFKVPHDIEQRDILIVDPMLATGNSAVAAVDRLKEYNPLSMKFLCLLAAPEGIAHFHEQHPDVPIYTAAIDDYLDEHGYIIPGLGDAGDRLYGTK from the coding sequence ATGGCTGCTAAAGTTACTATCATAGAACATCCCCTGATCCAACATAAGCTAACCCTGATGCGTCAAACTGACACCAGTACGGCGAAATTCCGCAATCTTTTAAGAGAAATCGGGATGTTATTAGCTTATGAAGTAACGCGAGATTTACCCATCAAATATGAGGAAATTCAAACCCCGTTTACTTCCATGATGGCACCGATGCTAGCTGCCGAAAAAAAGATGGTAATTATTTCCATTATGCGGGCAGGACAGGGAATTTTAGATGGAATTTTAGAATTAATTCCCTCTGCTAGAGTCGGACATATCGGTTTATATCGAGATCCTACAACCTTGATGGCAATTGAATATTATTTTAAAGTTCCCCACGATATCGAACAACGGGATATTTTGATCGTCGATCCCATGTTAGCAACGGGAAATTCAGCAGTGGCGGCGGTAGATAGATTGAAAGAATATAATCCCTTATCGATGAAATTTCTCTGTTTATTAGCAGCGCCGGAGGGAATTGCTCATTTTCACGAACAACATCCCGATGTTCCCATCTACACTGCTGCGATCGATGATTATCTAGACGAACATGGTTATATTATACCAGGTTTGGGTGATGCAGGCGATCGGCTTTACGGTACGAAATAA
- a CDS encoding PAS domain S-box protein: protein MSESPPKKIQQSATTLPLRQAYYDAFFAASNAGLLIFDRQLRYVQINETLAEINGPSVAEHIGRSVREVLPELAPTVEPILQAILDTGNPMLDYELVGETPKQPGVTRYWQVSYYPLLDENGLVFGVGGIVIEITDRKKVEQERQLLATTIENSRDFIGVASMEGRPILVNQAGLDLVGLSSLEEARTKHMNDFFIPEDLEFVHQRILPTLMQEGSWRSDYRFRNFVTGQPIPLDYTLFLVKDPQTNEPIGIATVSRDIRDRKAAEDVLKQSEERFRSLIEASAQIIWTTNAEGEFVNEQPGWTAFTGQTYDKCKGWGWLNCIHPDDRSYIATTWSSAIANRSRYEVEFRMRRHDGEYRYMTCRGVPILQADGTIREWVGANTDITERKQAEDDLREQQAALRDRNALLNSILESTPDIVVVKDREGRYVALNSNVANFIGKPIEEILGKDDSQLLPPAVAVSMMAKDRKIVETGITETYEEEIFQGEIGGTHLTTKAAWRDNQGNILGIIAIARDISDRKLAEDSLKQSEERYRSLIAATSQIVWTADAEGRCPDMPSLRAYTGQTVEEVVGFGWLDAMHPDDREQTAQVWMEALEKRCLYEIEYRIRAADGNYRYFQGRAVPILNEDGSIREWIGACSDIHDRKQAEFALSKAKEAAEAASRAKSEFLANMSHELRTPLNGIMGYAQILQRSKFLQEEDRSRIDVIYQCGSHLLTLINDILDLSKIEAQKVELIPTDFHFPAFLQGVAEMCRIRAELKGIHFQFQSTSELPIGIRADEKRLRQVLINLLSNAIKFTDAGRVTFTVSFASEGKIRFEIRDTGIGIAPDQLQTIFQPFEQVGDRKRQTEGTGLGLAISQRIVELMGSTIEVQSEVSVGSIFWFDASLPPADEWVKASQTDDRGQIIGIKDRQPKIIVVDDKWANRSVITNLLSPIGFEVAEAVDGQEGWQKILEFQPDLVVTDLLMPEVDGFELIKRIRESEKFKNIIIIVSSASVFEADRYRSIEAGGNDFLPKPIQATELLQKIQKYLHLEWLYEVKEVPPPIASYTDELIAPPAAEMEMLYELAMKGNFREIIKQALLLEELDSKYIPFAKRLHQMAKDFQDEEILTFIHSYK, encoded by the coding sequence ATGAGCGAATCCCCACCAAAGAAAATCCAGCAGAGCGCAACAACACTGCCACTGCGACAGGCTTATTACGACGCTTTTTTTGCAGCATCTAATGCCGGACTGCTGATTTTTGACCGCCAACTTCGTTACGTCCAAATTAACGAAACGCTGGCAGAAATTAATGGGCCATCTGTGGCCGAGCATATTGGCAGGTCAGTGCGTGAAGTGCTGCCAGAATTGGCTCCGACGGTGGAACCAATTTTGCAAGCAATCCTGGATACGGGCAATCCGATGCTTGACTATGAATTAGTAGGTGAAACGCCGAAACAACCGGGAGTAACTCGCTACTGGCAGGTATCTTACTATCCTTTGTTGGATGAAAATGGCCTGGTTTTTGGTGTAGGTGGGATTGTAATTGAAATTACCGATCGCAAAAAAGTAGAACAAGAAAGGCAATTGCTGGCTACAACGATCGAGAACAGCCGTGACTTTATTGGCGTTGCCTCAATGGAGGGTCGTCCGATATTAGTGAATCAGGCTGGGCTGGATTTAGTTGGACTGAGTAGTTTGGAAGAAGCTAGAACCAAACACATGAACGATTTCTTCATACCAGAAGATCTGGAGTTCGTACACCAGCGCATTCTGCCTACTCTAATGCAAGAGGGGAGTTGGCGGAGCGATTATCGCTTCAGAAATTTCGTAACAGGTCAACCCATCCCATTAGATTACACTCTATTTCTGGTCAAAGACCCGCAGACTAACGAACCCATAGGGATTGCTACTGTATCGCGGGATATTCGCGATCGCAAAGCAGCAGAAGATGTTCTCAAACAAAGCGAAGAAAGATTTCGTTCTCTAATTGAAGCTAGCGCTCAAATTATTTGGACTACCAATGCTGAAGGTGAATTCGTTAACGAACAACCCGGCTGGACTGCATTTACGGGACAAACTTACGATAAATGCAAAGGTTGGGGTTGGCTCAACTGTATCCATCCAGACGATCGATCTTATATTGCCACTACCTGGTCAAGCGCGATTGCTAATCGATCGCGATATGAAGTTGAATTCCGTATGCGCCGCCATGACGGGGAATACCGCTACATGACTTGTCGCGGTGTACCGATCTTACAAGCTGATGGCACGATTCGCGAATGGGTGGGAGCCAACACTGATATAACAGAGCGCAAACAAGCTGAAGATGATCTGCGCGAACAGCAAGCTGCGCTACGCGATCGCAATGCGCTGTTGAACTCTATTTTGGAAAGTACGCCAGACATCGTTGTGGTCAAAGATCGCGAAGGCCGATATGTTGCCCTCAATTCCAACGTAGCAAACTTTATCGGTAAACCCATTGAGGAAATCCTGGGCAAAGATGATTCCCAACTGCTACCGCCTGCCGTTGCCGTTTCTATGATGGCAAAAGACCGCAAGATCGTGGAAACAGGCATCACTGAGACTTACGAAGAAGAAATCTTTCAAGGTGAGATTGGCGGAACTCATTTAACTACGAAGGCTGCTTGGCGAGATAATCAGGGCAATATTCTCGGCATCATTGCCATAGCGCGAGATATTAGCGATCGCAAATTAGCCGAAGATAGCCTAAAACAAAGCGAAGAACGTTATCGATCGCTAATCGCCGCTACCAGCCAAATTGTTTGGACAGCAGATGCGGAGGGGCGATGTCCGGATATGCCTAGTCTCAGAGCATATACCGGACAAACAGTGGAAGAAGTAGTTGGTTTTGGCTGGTTAGATGCAATGCACCCAGACGATCGGGAACAAACGGCTCAGGTCTGGATGGAAGCATTGGAAAAGAGATGCTTATATGAAATAGAATACCGAATCCGCGCCGCCGATGGAAACTATCGCTATTTCCAAGGTAGAGCAGTGCCAATTCTGAATGAAGATGGCAGCATCCGCGAGTGGATTGGTGCTTGCAGTGATATCCACGATCGCAAACAAGCAGAATTCGCACTTTCAAAAGCCAAGGAAGCGGCAGAAGCAGCAAGTCGGGCAAAAAGCGAATTCTTAGCTAACATGAGCCACGAGTTGCGAACTCCGCTCAATGGCATTATGGGATATGCTCAAATTCTTCAGCGTTCTAAATTCTTACAAGAAGAAGATCGATCGCGCATCGATGTCATTTATCAGTGCGGTTCTCATTTACTGACTTTAATTAATGACATTCTCGATTTGTCGAAAATAGAAGCACAAAAAGTAGAATTAATACCGACGGATTTCCATTTTCCCGCCTTCCTCCAAGGTGTAGCTGAGATGTGTCGCATTCGCGCTGAACTTAAGGGAATTCACTTCCAATTTCAATCGACTTCCGAACTCCCAATCGGTATTCGTGCGGATGAAAAACGCCTGCGACAAGTGCTAATTAATCTGTTGAGCAACGCTATTAAATTTACAGATGCGGGCAGAGTCACTTTTACGGTCAGTTTTGCCAGCGAAGGAAAAATTCGCTTTGAAATACGCGATACTGGGATCGGTATCGCACCAGATCAACTCCAAACAATCTTTCAGCCTTTCGAGCAAGTTGGCGATCGCAAACGGCAGACAGAAGGCACCGGACTGGGACTGGCAATTAGCCAAAGGATTGTCGAACTAATGGGCAGTACCATTGAAGTTCAAAGTGAGGTGAGTGTTGGTAGTATTTTCTGGTTTGATGCCAGTTTACCTCCAGCCGATGAATGGGTGAAAGCATCTCAAACTGACGATCGCGGACAGATTATCGGCATCAAAGACCGCCAGCCAAAGATTATAGTAGTTGATGACAAATGGGCTAATCGTTCCGTAATTACCAATTTGCTCAGTCCGATCGGCTTTGAGGTAGCTGAAGCAGTTGACGGACAAGAAGGCTGGCAAAAAATTCTAGAGTTTCAGCCAGATTTAGTCGTTACTGACTTATTAATGCCCGAAGTAGATGGCTTCGAGCTAATTAAGCGGATTCGAGAATCGGAAAAATTTAAAAATATTATCATTATTGTTTCTTCTGCCAGCGTATTCGAGGCCGATCGATATAGAAGCATAGAAGCTGGAGGCAACGACTTTCTTCCCAAACCTATTCAAGCCACAGAACTATTACAAAAAATACAAAAATATCTTCATTTAGAATGGCTTTACGAAGTAAAGGAAGTGCCACCGCCGATCGCCTCATATACCGATGAGCTAATTGCTCCACCTGCTGCGGAAATGGAAATGCTATACGAGTTAGCAATGAAAGGTAATTTCCGAGAAATAATTAAACAAGCGTTATTGCTAGAAGAATTAGATTCAAAATACATTCCCTTTGCTAAAAGATTGCATCAAATGGCAAAGGACTTTCAAGATGAAGAAATTTTAACCTTTATACACTCCTACAAGTAA
- a CDS encoding response regulator has protein sequence MTLAIQPSGSILIVDDNSANLGVLSDALGQEGFEVWVAKSGKKALERVQYALPDLILLDVMMPEMDGFETCRRLQANPATKQIPIIFMTALSDTANKVEGFQLGAVDYITKPFQQEEVLARVKLHLKLHILTEKLAEKNTLLEQKVAEVSQAYDDLQQMQIKLIQSEKMSGLGQIAAGIAHEINNPINFISGNLDYAREYAQSLLKILHLYQEEYENPTPRILAAMDEIELDFLQKDLIKVLNSINLGTQRIQEIVKSMRIFSRLDEAEVKAVNIHEGIDSTLTILHHRLKAKPEHPEIEVVKEYGHIPPIECHAGQLNQVFMNILSNAIDSLDEYNQKRSVAEIKQIRNRIHISTKVISDNWVAIHISDNGSGVCESIQPKLFDPFFTTKPIGKGTGLGLSISYQIIVEKHGGRLYCQPASGQGIEFVIEIPIQQQIRQAA, from the coding sequence ATGACTTTAGCAATTCAACCAAGCGGTTCAATTCTTATTGTTGATGATAATTCCGCCAACTTAGGTGTCCTATCCGACGCTTTAGGTCAAGAAGGATTTGAAGTTTGGGTAGCAAAATCAGGAAAAAAAGCACTGGAAAGAGTGCAATATGCCTTACCCGATTTGATATTACTAGATGTCATGATGCCAGAAATGGATGGATTTGAAACTTGCCGTCGATTACAAGCTAATCCGGCAACGAAGCAGATTCCCATTATATTTATGACTGCGCTTTCCGACACGGCTAATAAAGTCGAAGGATTTCAGCTTGGCGCTGTAGATTATATTACCAAACCGTTCCAGCAAGAGGAAGTATTAGCTCGCGTCAAGCTGCATTTAAAGCTTCACATTCTAACTGAAAAATTGGCAGAAAAAAATACCCTATTAGAACAAAAAGTTGCAGAAGTCAGCCAAGCGTATGATGATTTACAACAAATGCAAATCAAGTTAATCCAAAGCGAGAAAATGTCTGGCTTAGGACAAATAGCGGCTGGCATTGCTCATGAAATTAATAACCCTATAAATTTTATTTCTGGCAATCTTGATTATGCTAGAGAATACGCGCAAAGCTTACTAAAAATTCTCCATCTATATCAAGAAGAATATGAAAATCCAACCCCTAGAATTCTAGCAGCAATGGATGAAATAGAATTGGATTTTTTGCAAAAAGATTTAATCAAGGTTCTTAACTCAATTAACTTGGGAACACAACGCATCCAAGAAATTGTTAAGTCTATGCGAATATTTTCTCGTCTAGATGAGGCAGAAGTAAAAGCAGTAAATATTCATGAAGGAATTGATAGTACGCTAACTATTCTGCATCATCGTTTAAAAGCAAAACCAGAACATCCTGAAATTGAAGTAGTAAAAGAGTACGGTCATATCCCACCAATAGAATGCCATGCTGGACAACTCAATCAAGTATTCATGAATATTCTTTCCAACGCGATTGATTCTTTAGATGAATACAATCAAAAGCGTTCGGTTGCCGAAATCAAACAAATAAGAAACCGTATCCATATTTCTACAAAAGTTATTAGTGATAACTGGGTTGCTATTCACATTAGCGATAACGGTTCGGGAGTTTGCGAATCGATTCAACCAAAGCTATTCGATCCATTTTTTACCACCAAACCTATCGGTAAAGGAACTGGATTGGGGTTATCCATTAGTTACCAAATTATCGTAGAAAAGCATGGAGGTAGATTATATTGTCAACCTGCATCAGGACAGGGAATAGAATTCGTGATTGAAATTCCAATTCAGCAACAAATTAGGCAAGCAGCTTAG
- the aroF gene encoding 3-deoxy-7-phosphoheptulonate synthase, whose amino-acid sequence MLQAKLASQTETDRQTVIQISDKVKIGGKDLIIIGGPCAVESLSQMEEVASHLSTAPVQALRGGVYKPRTSPYAFQGLGMEGLEILAEVSQRYNLPVVTEVMAISQIDAIAAYADMLQVGSRNMQNFDLLKALGQAGKPILLKRGLAATIEEFLNAAEYILSHGNPDVVLCERGIRSFDNYTRNVLDLGAVAALKQLTHLPVIVDPSHAVGKRELVAPLAKAAIACGADGLIIECHPEPEKSVSDARQALSLEDMVQLVHNLRPVAEAVGRRIPTLKNQPQLLAA is encoded by the coding sequence ATGTTACAAGCTAAACTCGCTTCTCAAACTGAAACCGATCGGCAAACCGTTATCCAAATTTCGGATAAGGTAAAAATAGGCGGCAAAGACTTGATAATTATCGGTGGGCCTTGTGCAGTAGAAAGCCTCTCCCAGATGGAAGAAGTCGCCTCGCACCTATCTACCGCACCAGTGCAAGCTTTACGGGGTGGCGTTTACAAACCGCGCACTTCTCCCTACGCTTTCCAAGGTTTAGGGATGGAAGGTTTGGAGATTTTGGCAGAAGTTAGTCAGCGCTACAATTTACCAGTAGTCACCGAAGTCATGGCTATTTCACAAATTGATGCGATCGCAGCCTACGCCGATATGCTACAAGTAGGTAGTCGCAATATGCAAAACTTCGACTTACTCAAAGCATTAGGACAAGCAGGTAAACCAATCCTACTCAAACGCGGTTTAGCTGCAACTATAGAAGAATTTCTCAATGCAGCCGAATATATATTAAGTCACGGAAATCCTGACGTGGTGCTGTGCGAACGGGGTATCCGCAGTTTCGATAACTATACTCGCAACGTCTTAGATTTAGGTGCAGTCGCCGCCCTCAAACAACTAACTCACCTGCCAGTAATTGTAGACCCCTCCCACGCAGTAGGCAAACGGGAATTAGTAGCACCATTAGCAAAAGCTGCCATTGCTTGCGGCGCAGATGGATTAATTATCGAATGTCACCCAGAACCGGAAAAGTCCGTTTCCGATGCACGTCAAGCACTTTCTTTAGAAGATATGGTGCAATTAGTTCACAATTTAAGACCAGTAGCAGAAGCAGTCGGCAGGCGCATTCCTACTCTGAAAAATCAACCTCAACTTCTCGCAGCATAG
- a CDS encoding HEAT repeat domain-containing protein yields MNDWRYFFHHVPGNLEKGTYRIFEPEWKAEILHWFSREDIPKEQKEEFVKALLNFDDGCGNFYRYRAFFLASEALAYFPECSLGDAIVKQLLDWSYVYFGWKKFPLRLHDAAKAALKLTDKKRVIAAFVSFLHHTETRLALRWAAEKLGKLDRGNKNAIAALLLLLQVTQDSSTQIKAIRSLGEIASGNEIAIATLIHLMQTTLNKNVCYSAIASLDKIGFGNQTAISSLLEFLQINRGDNICFDAAKALWQIDPGNAVAIDNLVEIIATTRNAVLVGKAAKYLAENDPANLAAVAALTERIETSQDTWLLFVSAFFLGEFDRGNKLTDSTITQIIQTTEDNWTSYLVYEDLDIEPEFSPHNKIAIAAFLQILETSENELRRLRAAELLLQIDPSNETAISSMWDIFQSSEDEWRRLICAEILLQIEPNNKTAITALLQILETTEDEWNRLKVIKFLLQNKEHQQKAIDNLINWIETNEDEEFLFWLTGRLGELDLVNKIARTQLDQIIAIFVRLMQTHKDSNYESCLCFRADFLKEILPSDYLPQVIKSLKNYLSEQFYKSSSYRYEAAFNPIWHCAENMNYPAFYKAWHN; encoded by the coding sequence ATGAATGATTGGCGTTATTTCTTTCATCACGTTCCCGGTAATTTAGAGAAAGGCACTTATCGCATTTTTGAACCAGAGTGGAAAGCAGAAATATTGCACTGGTTCAGTCGAGAAGATATCCCCAAAGAACAAAAAGAAGAGTTCGTTAAGGCTCTACTAAATTTCGATGACGGATGCGGAAATTTTTATCGATATCGAGCTTTTTTCCTAGCTTCAGAAGCTTTAGCTTATTTCCCAGAATGCAGTTTGGGCGATGCAATTGTCAAACAGTTGCTCGATTGGAGTTATGTCTATTTTGGCTGGAAAAAATTTCCCTTGCGACTGCACGATGCAGCAAAAGCCGCACTGAAATTAACGGACAAAAAACGGGTAATTGCTGCTTTTGTTAGCTTTCTCCATCATACTGAAACTCGGCTGGCTTTGCGATGGGCGGCTGAGAAATTGGGAAAACTCGATCGCGGAAACAAAAATGCGATCGCAGCTTTATTGCTACTATTGCAAGTAACTCAGGATTCATCCACGCAAATCAAGGCGATTCGCAGCTTGGGGGAAATTGCCTCTGGGAATGAAATTGCGATCGCTACTTTAATTCACCTGATGCAGACGACGCTGAATAAGAATGTTTGTTACAGTGCGATCGCATCTTTGGATAAAATAGGTTTTGGCAATCAAACCGCTATTTCTTCCCTCCTCGAATTCTTGCAGATCAACCGAGGCGATAACATCTGTTTTGATGCAGCTAAAGCTTTGTGGCAAATCGATCCAGGTAATGCAGTTGCGATCGATAATTTAGTAGAGATAATTGCAACTACTAGAAATGCAGTTCTAGTTGGAAAGGCTGCTAAATACTTAGCCGAAAACGATCCTGCGAACCTAGCTGCGGTTGCTGCTTTAACGGAGAGAATTGAAACTAGCCAGGATACATGGCTACTTTTTGTATCTGCTTTCTTCTTAGGCGAATTCGATCGAGGAAATAAACTCACTGACTCTACTATAACTCAAATCATTCAAACTACCGAAGATAACTGGACATCCTATCTTGTTTATGAAGATTTGGATATTGAGCCTGAATTTAGCCCGCACAATAAAATTGCGATCGCCGCTTTTTTGCAAATACTGGAAACCAGCGAAAATGAATTAAGACGTTTGAGAGCCGCTGAATTACTCTTGCAAATTGACCCTAGCAACGAAACAGCAATCTCCTCTATGTGGGATATATTTCAAAGCTCTGAGGATGAATGGAGGCGTTTGATATGTGCTGAAATTTTGCTACAAATTGAACCGAACAACAAAACTGCAATTACCGCTCTCTTGCAGATCCTAGAAACTACTGAGGATGAATGGAACCGTTTGAAAGTAATTAAGTTTTTGTTGCAAAATAAAGAACACCAACAAAAAGCAATTGATAATCTCATTAATTGGATTGAGACAAATGAAGATGAAGAATTTCTCTTTTGGCTAACTGGAAGATTAGGAGAACTTGACCTCGTTAACAAAATAGCGAGAACTCAGCTTGACCAAATTATCGCTATCTTTGTCCGCTTGATGCAAACCCACAAAGATAGCAATTATGAATCCTGTCTCTGCTTTAGAGCCGATTTCCTAAAGGAAATTCTTCCAAGTGATTATTTACCCCAAGTAATCAAATCCCTTAAAAACTATCTGAGCGAACAGTTTTACAAGAGCAGTTCTTATCGCTATGAAGCAGCGTTTAACCCGATCTGGCATTGTGCCGAAAACATGAATTATCCAGCTTTCTATAAAGCTTGGCACAATTAG
- a CDS encoding Uma2 family endonuclease, whose protein sequence is MTASASIVSQTTAKILHLWKPATWEDYLVYRDDRTNNRMRLFFHINRLLVIDMGWEGINHAIINELFTLIFGFWFIQRPEQIYSLLGGCLLEKAPKQSGAPDLVLYLGDDYPRWQEGEPRRIDLNRWRVPNLIGEVSDTTLATDLDEKKKLYADLGIPEYWVIDVQGLRVFAFQLQSNGIYQQCDTSLALEGLPIALLEETLARLKEGTNGSAAAWFAQQIANLKAE, encoded by the coding sequence ATGACTGCCTCAGCCTCCATAGTCAGCCAAACAACAGCAAAAATTCTGCATCTTTGGAAACCCGCTACCTGGGAAGATTATTTAGTTTATCGCGACGATCGAACTAATAACCGGATGCGCTTATTTTTTCATATAAACCGTCTTTTGGTAATTGATATGGGTTGGGAAGGAATTAATCACGCTATTATTAACGAACTGTTCACATTGATATTTGGTTTCTGGTTCATTCAAAGACCAGAACAAATATACAGCTTGCTAGGCGGTTGCTTATTAGAAAAAGCACCAAAACAATCGGGCGCACCGGATTTAGTGCTTTATTTGGGTGATGACTATCCCCGTTGGCAAGAAGGAGAACCGCGCCGAATCGATTTGAATAGGTGGCGAGTACCTAACTTAATTGGCGAAGTTTCCGATACAACTTTGGCAACCGATTTAGATGAAAAGAAAAAACTTTATGCTGATCTGGGAATTCCCGAATATTGGGTAATTGACGTACAAGGTTTAAGAGTATTTGCATTTCAGTTGCAGTCAAATGGCATTTATCAACAATGCGACACATCTTTAGCTTTAGAAGGATTGCCTATTGCTTTGTTAGAGGAAACTTTGGCACGGTTGAAAGAGGGAACAAATGGTAGTGCTGCTGCTTGGTTTGCACAACAGATTGCTAATTTAAAAGCTGAATAA